The sequence below is a genomic window from Armatimonadota bacterium.
CCCTCCATACCTGTGAAAGTGATGAACGGCACGCGAAGTTCGACCTCGTGGGATTGTTTCGGGCTAAGTGCAACCGAATACCGAACCACGCTTGGCAATTCGGCTGTGGATGTTATGTCAAGTTGGCCTTTGCCTTTTGTGTTGAAGAATAAACGTAATCGAGGCAGGTCATATACAATGTCAGGCTTTCCGTTGTGAGGTTTAAGGTCAGCTGTTGCCATCACACAACTATCTATTAATTCGAGCCTTTCTGGGTGCTCCATTGCAATCCACAAAAGTGCAGTTGCCGGCTTGTCAAGGGTGTTTGTGATTGAAATTTTATTGAACAGCACTGTTGTTTCGTCGCTGCGTTGCTTTGTTTCCTCCGCCTGTCCACCTTCCAACAATGCAGCAAAGCTTTCTTGGCGATACGAAATTCCCTCGGTTTCCCATTCCGAAATTAGCACAGGGAGGTAACCGTCGAGGATAGATTGTTTGGTGTCGTTCTCACCTTCGCGCTTTTCCATCGCCCTTCCTGTCATAATACGATATCGAAGCAAGTCCTCGCCTTCGGGCCAGAGAAGCAGCTCGCGTTCGGTTGGCTTTGATTTCAGCGCACTCCTGTCTATTAATATGTCGCCATTGTAGAGAACTGCGATTTCTTGCCGATTGCCATCACATCCAAGTGGCACGTACCTCGGCAGAGGAGTCTGAAGTGTTTTCTGAAGCTGTGGGATTTCTCTGCTTGCGCGCTCATAAGATTGTTCAGGTTCATCTGTAACTCGATCGTAGACGCATTTTTCGGTTTGTGTGTGGCTTCTAGACCATTCATCAAAACTTACTCCACTCGAGATGAATACGCCAAAGTCCTTGATAAAAATTGGTTCACAGACTGCTTCCAATGGCAGGAATGAAAAGCTGAAGTGGTCAGTATGCAAAGTGCAAATCGTTCGGTCGGGCGAATTGAGTGTTACCTCGGCGGCAAGAACAGACATATCCAATACTTTGCCCTTGATGTTCAGTTTGATTCCTTCCCCTGGTTTGGTATATTGTTCGCCGTGCATTCCGTAGCCGTTGTGTACTTCCAGTAGTCCTGATTGCGGTATCCGCTTGTTTATGCATCCGAATTCAATCTTGATGGGTAACTCAATCCATTTGTAATCGCCTTCAACCCTTATAGATAATATTTCAGGTGTTTGTCCTTTTGGGAATAGGAGGCGAACACGGAGAGTTGGTCGGTATGTCACAGGTTCAATGCTGTTCCTGTCAAGCTCTTCACGGTCAAGAGGGAGAACAGAAAATATGGTTTCTCCATTTTTGCAGAAGTGGCTTGTTTTCGCAGTGACCCACTGGCCATTGTAAAGGTCATCAATCGCATTCCACCCGCTTAAACCGTGCTGAGGCCAACTTTGGTGCCAGTATTGGACTTTAATTAGTGACGGGTCCGGTGCTTTGTCGGGATGTAGCCATTTGACGACAACTTTGCTGAATCGCCTAGGTTCTTCCCACTCAAAGCCGATATGTGGTCCACCTTGTTCGGGTATGTCTTCCGGTCGCCACCATCTTGTGCCGTCGATGTTTGCCCGTGGCTGAAGTACATGGCTTTCGATGGTCTCGGGCGTTGTGCCTGTCCAGTAAGCTACCATAGCAAACGGAGCAACGTCTGCAAATTGGCCAGGTTGCGGCAAAATGAACATAAGAGTTTCCCCCTCTATGTTTTCCTTGTAAATTATAAACTCTTTAATTGGAGAATTGACGGATACCTTTACAAGTTTTTGCTGCTTAGGCGAGATTATTGGGATTACCAGTTAGCTGGGTAGACGTTCAAATTCGTTAGGCAACCTAGGAGCGTATAGAATCCGCCTTGGAGAATGTCGCCGGCAATCATGCCGAGAAAGAATGGCAGGGCGCGACGATAAAGCCTTAAGCCTCCTGCTCTTATGAGTACAACCTTTGCCAGCCATGCAATAAAAAACGGTCCCCAGGTGTAGTTCATTGTCCAAGTATTTGCCATTGCATAGCCGACTGGGTGAAATGGCCACCATATGTATCTGCCTCTTAGAAATGCGAGGATTGCCGTTACCATCATGCCAGCGCCGACACCCTTGAGGCCGGCCCAATCCGTGGGTCTAGGAGTGCGGATGAATTGCGCTAATACTGTGAACGAATTCATGCCGGAGTAGCTTCTCCAATAATTTGTTTTTGCAAGTGCGCCATAGTTCGTCCAAAGTGTCAGTGCAATTATGAAGGAAATCATAACGCCAAAACTGACGGAGATAAGTATAGGTAGGACCAGGCGGCGGAAATCTACCTTTGCAGAGTCTGCCATCTTAAGAGCGTCGAGCTCATGTGGCATACATGTTCCACGAAAATCTTGGCCAGCAGTTGCGGCACGGATATATGTTAGAGATGTTAGGTCGGCGGTTGTGAAGAAATTCGAGCCGAAAATCGTTTGCATTAGGCGGTAGCCGTCAATATCGGGTCCAACTGGCCAAACGTTACCAGTTTCAGCACGAATTCGTGTTGCTGCAATTAGATAAATTAACACTAGTGTAATCATCATGAGCGCTATGGGGAGCCTTGCGCCAGCGATAACCGTGAAAGCGACTAGAATTGCAAAGCACACAGCTAGTCCAATGAATGCAAACTGGTGGGCTTTGACATGTGGGTCCCCCGATTCTTTTCCTATGAAGGCTTCTCGGAAGATTTTTGCAAGATGCCGCCTAGCGAGCCATAAGGTCGATGCTGAAATCCCCAAAAACGCTCCTGCACCTTGAAACGATAGACAAGGGAACACGCTTTGCGCGCTGAAGCCTGCACTTTCTGTCGCGCGCACAGCTGATGCGAAGATGAGCTCAGCCTTGGTTACGATGAAGAAAAACCAGCAACTGAATACCACTTCAGTTGATAGGAGAAAGCCTATGCCTATTGCGAACGGGAAGAAAGTAATCGGTGTAGGTCCCATCGCGTTCCAGGGAGGGTTTGGGAAATAGGTACTCAACTCGGTTGCGCGAACTTGAATCATTGGCATGTTTGGTATGTTTTCGTGGAGTGTATTTAGAGTACCTAGTAGGAACGTGGCGATTGCACCACCCCAGAAAAGCTTTTCTTTAAATAATGGCACTCCTTCTCGCGTGAGCTCAATGGGCAAGGTGACTGTTGGGAAGGGGAGCTTCTCATTTTCGATCCATTGTTTGCGTAGTAGGATTACAATGCAGAAGGTTGCCGAGGCGAATACAAACAGGAAGCCCACCCAAACGCAAATTTGAGTCGCCCACTCGTTCCAAATAAAAGGCGAATTTCCTTTGTAGAAATGATCAAGTGCTGTCTTATCGGTTTGAGCAAGCCACTTTGGGATATAAGGGTGAAATAGTGCCGCCCATCCATTCGCTTCGGAGGCAAAGTAATGAGCGGCAGTGAGCGTCGGTATTAGGAAATGCAGTCCACCTGAGGAAGAAAGTACTGTTCCGACAGTAGACATAGCATAAATGATAATAAGTTCGCCTTGCTTTAATGCAATTCCAGGAAGAAACTTAGTGAATATTAAGTTTATCGCTACAATTGCCAAGAGTGCGTTGAATGCGCCGAACGGAATGGAAGTATTTGCTAGTGCTGTGTGGCCACGAAAGCCACCCAGTACCAATTCGGCATAGTGAAGCCAGAGGTTTACCAAAATAGTGACTACAAGACCTATCGTCACTGCCCGAAGGGTCAGTGCTTTTGAAGGAGAGTTCTTTTTCAAGTGTGAAATCCTGCCAGCCAACCGCTACTATAACTTATATTATTTCACGGAAGAAGTCTGCATCTCGTTTGAGAACTGATTGCCACTCCTCGCGGGGCCAACGGCCAAGGGACTCGTCCTCGAGGCACAAATCGCGTTCATATCCAGCTTTTTTGAGTATGGCAACAACCCGCCTGTGGTCTATGTCGCCATCTCGTAGCGGAGAAACGTATTCTCCATACTTGTAACCCATTTCGCGCTCAACTTCACGAATATCAGGCGGATAATTTATGTTCTTTGCGTGTGTATGCTTGCAGTACGGCGCAAAGTGTTCAATAATTTCGTAAACCCGACTAAGAGGATGCCCTCGCCAGTAGAAATTTCCAGTGTCAATTGTAATCCCAACTCGCGGAGAGCCCACTCGTTCGAGCAGTTGGTCGAGAAACTCTGGCATGTTTCCTTGGTAACCGTGATTTTCTACACCCAGGTCGACTCTTGCGTCAGGCGTGGCATCAAGTATTCGTTTCATGCAGTCCGCAAAAAGTGTAACATTGTGTTCAAGTGGCTGGTCTTTTTCGCCATGCATGATAGCATCTATCCTGACTGCTTGAATGCCTAGCATATCGGCGGCTTTCACTGCGTTTATTGTCCACTTAATCTCATTTTCCAAGTCATTGCTGCCAAAATTGTTTGACATAAGGAAAGCGGAAACTCGAACTTTGTTTTCATCAAGATGCTTGCGAAACTCTTCGATTGCATTGGGTGTGTCGAGTTTGAATCGCTCTTTGCCTGGTGAAGGGCGAATTGCAAAGACTGAATTATCTCTTGCAAACTCAAGTTCGACTGCGTCAAAACCAAGGCCATCAAGGCCTTCTTTCAGCGATGGCCAGGCACAAAGAGCGATATGGTCGCGAACTGATAAATACATGCACTACCTCCAAATCAACATTCTGCGCAGTCACCCTAAGCTCCACATGGTTTACCTTCATATTGAGTATACCTACCGGAGTTTGCAGAGTCAAGGAAAAGCAGACATTAGGGTTTATGGTGTGTAGGTTACCGACTGGATGGTTTGCTTTAGTCTCCTTAGTTTTAAAAGGCCAAAGCATCAGCGGCGCGTATGCTGTTGACATAGCCAGATTATCCCTGTAAACTCTGAGCACTGCTCTTTAGTGGAGGAGAAAAATGCGTTCTAAATGCAGGTTATTATTAATTATGATAGCGGTTTTTCTTACAGCAAGTTGTTTTGCCGCTACTGACTCAATCCAAAACGTAAAGGATTATGGAGCGGTTGGAGATGGGAAGGCTGATGATACTGCCGCCATTAGGAAGGCTATCGAGGACGCAGGTCTTGGCGGCACTGTGAGTTTCCCCATGGGCGTCTACAAAATTTCTGGAACACTAGACCTTGAAGGAGTCCATTTGGTTGGGAACATCTCTGGCGGCTTCCCTTCGGATGCAGATGTTCTTCCGGGAATACTCGTTTCTCATAGCAATGGGCCAGCGGTTAGATGTGGTGATTTTTCCAGTGTTCATGGTTTAGCGTTTCGATATGCTGGGGTTGACTTTGAGAAGCCGACCAAGTATCCGCCCACAATCCTTCTTGCTGGCAATGGAATATCAATAAGTAATGTGAAAATTTGGGGGGCGTATGATGCTATCGCCGCTGATGGCAAAAGTAACATTGGGCGTGTGAATCTTGAAAACATCTTTCTCCCGGAAGTCATTAATACTGGTGTGTATCTCACAGAAGCTTTTGACATTCCGACCATGCGCAATGTCGAAGTTTTTTGCACAAATAAGTATTTTCTAGAGCATGGGGTAG
It includes:
- a CDS encoding sugar phosphate isomerase/epimerase, which produces MYLSVRDHIALCAWPSLKEGLDGLGFDAVELEFARDNSVFAIRPSPGKERFKLDTPNAIEEFRKHLDENKVRVSAFLMSNNFGSNDLENEIKWTINAVKAADMLGIQAVRIDAIMHGEKDQPLEHNVTLFADCMKRILDATPDARVDLGVENHGYQGNMPEFLDQLLERVGSPRVGITIDTGNFYWRGHPLSRVYEIIEHFAPYCKHTHAKNINYPPDIREVEREMGYKYGEYVSPLRDGDIDHRRVVAILKKAGYERDLCLEDESLGRWPREEWQSVLKRDADFFREII
- a CDS encoding right-handed parallel beta-helix repeat-containing protein, giving the protein MRSKCRLLLIMIAVFLTASCFAATDSIQNVKDYGAVGDGKADDTAAIRKAIEDAGLGGTVSFPMGVYKISGTLDLEGVHLVGNISGGFPSDADVLPGILVSHSNGPAVRCGDFSSVHGLAFRYAGVDFEKPTKYPPTILLAGNGISISNVKIWGAYDAIAADGKSNIGRVNLENIFLPEVINTGVYLTEAFDIPTMRNVEVFCTNKYFLEHGVGFKLGRLDEFHASNCFVIGAHTGFLFVEDKTENGGNTYGGLFNCSTDACVFGYVIESGARLRVTNGSYLNHFIAFKVANRNATVIVHGAVIQANGDHALQITNCGNAMFSACRFQKAFENPKAYAAYVIGGKNIILNGCTFDAFGPGVYLGGDVDKVTVANCIFEGSKFAHIVNELPKSAKCAISNNQ